In the genome of Bacteroidales bacterium, the window ATTGCCGATAAGAAGAAGGTATTGTTCAACGGGATATTCTATACCATTGGACGCATATTTTCCTATACAGCGCTTGGTATTGTATTTTTCTTTGGCGCCAGTCAGTTTCAGGTTGCCCGTTTTCTTCAGGATATAGGTGGATTGTGGTTGGGAGTGGCCCTGGTAGTTATTGGGATATTGGTGTTGGATATTATCCATATTAAAATACCTGTATTAAATAAATGGACTGCACGGTTAGGAGAAAAACCACACAAAAAAAATTATTGGAATGCATTTTTATTAGGAGTGCTATTTGCACTCGCATTTTGTCCTTACAGTGGGGTGTTATATTTTGGTGTACTCATTCCCATGACCATTGCCAGTCCGTCGGGCTTATTGCTTCCTTCC includes:
- a CDS encoding aromatic aminobenezylarsenical efflux permease ArsG family transporter: MEFLQNLVDGSGFPLLTAFLLGLMTAISPCPLATNITAVAYLSKDIADKKKVLFNGIFYTIGRIFSYTALGIVFFFGASQFQVARFLQDIGGLWLGVALVVIGILVLDIIHIKIPVLNKWTARLGEKPHKKNYWNAFLLGVLFALAFCPYSGVLYFGVLIPMTIASPSGLLLPSVFAIATGLPVIVIACLLAYSISNVGGFYNKMQAFQKWFKRIVSVIFIVVGIYYIIINI